One part of the Phycisphaerae bacterium genome encodes these proteins:
- a CDS encoding acyl-CoA thioesterase, translated as MSDSRTSRRCSVRAYEYTHTVGFAETNFIGNVYFVNHLSWQGRCREMFLRDHAPAILDELQRNLRMVTIRCSCEYFHELAPFDVVIVRMRLGEIVQNRVTMLFEYWRRDHAGGETLVARGDQQIGCMLLEAGRLVPTAVPTVLRDALKPFASQ; from the coding sequence ATGTCCGACTCACGCACGAGCCGGAGATGTTCCGTGAGAGCCTACGAATACACCCACACTGTCGGATTCGCCGAAACCAACTTCATTGGGAACGTCTATTTTGTGAACCACCTTTCATGGCAGGGCCGCTGCCGTGAAATGTTTCTCCGAGACCACGCCCCCGCCATCCTCGATGAACTGCAACGCAACCTGCGCATGGTTACGATTCGGTGCTCATGCGAATATTTTCACGAGTTGGCGCCATTTGACGTGGTCATCGTCCGGATGCGACTTGGCGAGATCGTGCAGAACCGCGTCACAATGCTCTTTGAATACTGGCGACGCGACCATGCGGGCGGTGAAACGCTTGTTGCTCGCGGCGACCAGCAAATCGGCTGCATGCTCCTTGAAGCAGGCCGCCTCGTTCCCACAGCAGTTCCGACGGTCCTGAGAGACGCCCTGAAGCCTTTCGCTTCGCAGTAG
- a CDS encoding glycoside hydrolase family 31 protein, which yields MSTIPNSDLLGSEIPEFSGWRSIGPVTGYSQKSNSFTIDCGEAKLRISFERQGIVRLRLAQTGIFGRDHSWAVIADDTPAPAWKIDDETNQITLITSTLRVVIQKNPCRVAFHTLDGKLIAGHDPGKGIAWDGDEVRCSMRLNDDDHFFGLGERGSPLDKRGQVLVDWNHDAAEHDPWTDPLYQSHPFVIVLNAGRAHGIFFDNTFRATFDLGKTSTSRYSFGADGGELNYYFIPGPTVKDVVRRYGALVGTQSLPPLWALGYQQCRWSYESARRVRGMAKRLRKHRVPCDTIYLDIDYMDGFRCFTWNRETFPNPSKLLRELADDGFKTVVIIDPGIKKEQGYGIYDSGIAGHHFCNDGTGRPYVGKVWPGESVYPDFTRAATRKWWGDLYRGLISDGVTGFWNDMNEPADFTFSHGTVPLTMRHDNDGCPTDHRECHNIYGMQMARASSEGFARLRENERPFVLTRAGYSGVQRYAAVWTGDNLSSWEHLRMSIPMLLNMGLSGIVFAGADIGGFRGYPSPELYARWLQLGIFYPLCRTHTCGGLTKDAPEQDPTAFGKKWLKVNRSAIELRYRLLPYLYTQANEAERSGLPVMRALALEFPEMEKVHRVEHEFMWGDQMLVAPVVEEGTKSRKLRLPPGEWYDFESGKHFEGGAEIATRVRMDTIPMFARSGAIVAMRDAVQYTGEKSLNELILAIFPGNGRGLFYNDDGISYNYRGGEFVRETYTIAATAAGEDSTIGAARNSDAVFAFESREGNASFLPATYLLAFCGRRRIPANVETSEGPLKHLKKAGQAGTGEFGWWHDDATRTVYVRIARPSAGVTVTVRQ from the coding sequence ATGAGCACTATCCCCAATTCCGACCTGCTTGGCTCCGAAATTCCAGAATTCAGCGGCTGGCGATCCATTGGTCCCGTTACCGGCTACTCTCAGAAATCCAATTCGTTCACGATCGACTGCGGCGAGGCCAAGCTTCGAATCAGCTTTGAACGTCAAGGGATTGTTCGGCTCAGGCTTGCCCAGACGGGCATCTTCGGTCGCGACCATTCCTGGGCGGTGATCGCCGACGACACACCCGCCCCCGCATGGAAGATCGATGATGAGACAAATCAAATCACGCTGATTACGAGCACGCTGCGAGTGGTCATCCAGAAAAATCCCTGCCGCGTCGCCTTTCACACACTCGACGGAAAGCTGATCGCGGGGCACGATCCCGGCAAGGGCATCGCATGGGACGGAGATGAAGTCCGTTGCTCCATGCGTCTGAATGACGACGATCATTTCTTCGGCCTTGGCGAGCGAGGCAGCCCGCTGGACAAGCGCGGACAAGTGCTCGTCGACTGGAACCACGACGCAGCCGAACACGATCCGTGGACCGATCCGCTCTATCAATCCCATCCGTTCGTCATCGTGCTGAACGCCGGGCGCGCGCATGGCATTTTTTTTGACAATACGTTCCGAGCGACCTTTGACCTCGGCAAGACGTCCACTTCCCGGTATTCATTCGGAGCCGACGGCGGTGAGTTGAACTATTACTTCATTCCCGGCCCCACCGTGAAGGACGTCGTTCGGCGATACGGCGCGCTCGTCGGCACCCAGTCGCTCCCACCCCTTTGGGCGCTCGGCTATCAGCAGTGCCGCTGGAGCTACGAATCCGCCAGGCGCGTTCGCGGAATGGCAAAGCGACTGCGAAAGCACCGCGTTCCATGCGACACAATTTATCTCGACATTGACTACATGGATGGCTTCCGTTGCTTCACATGGAACCGCGAAACATTCCCGAATCCATCGAAGCTGCTCCGAGAACTGGCGGACGACGGATTCAAGACCGTCGTCATCATCGATCCGGGGATCAAGAAGGAACAGGGCTACGGCATCTACGATTCCGGCATCGCCGGACACCATTTCTGTAACGACGGCACCGGCCGGCCCTATGTCGGCAAAGTCTGGCCCGGGGAGAGCGTCTATCCCGACTTCACTCGCGCGGCCACCCGAAAATGGTGGGGTGATCTCTATCGGGGTCTGATCAGCGACGGCGTCACAGGGTTCTGGAACGATATGAATGAGCCGGCGGATTTCACATTCTCACACGGCACCGTGCCGCTCACAATGCGCCACGACAATGACGGGTGCCCCACCGACCACCGTGAATGCCACAACATTTACGGAATGCAGATGGCCCGAGCCTCATCCGAAGGATTCGCGCGGCTCAGGGAGAACGAAAGACCCTTTGTCCTGACGCGGGCCGGCTATTCTGGTGTGCAGCGATACGCCGCAGTTTGGACCGGCGACAATCTCTCGAGCTGGGAACATCTGCGCATGAGCATTCCCATGTTGTTGAACATGGGATTATCCGGAATCGTCTTTGCGGGCGCGGATATCGGCGGATTTCGCGGTTACCCATCCCCGGAGCTTTACGCACGATGGCTGCAACTGGGCATCTTCTATCCTCTGTGCCGTACGCACACCTGCGGTGGCCTTACAAAAGACGCCCCGGAGCAGGATCCCACCGCTTTCGGCAAAAAATGGCTCAAAGTCAATCGCTCAGCCATTGAGTTGCGCTATCGACTCCTGCCTTATCTTTACACCCAAGCGAACGAAGCAGAACGCTCCGGGCTACCGGTCATGCGAGCACTTGCACTCGAGTTTCCGGAGATGGAGAAAGTGCATCGTGTAGAGCATGAATTCATGTGGGGCGACCAGATGCTTGTCGCGCCGGTCGTCGAAGAAGGCACGAAGTCGCGCAAACTGCGATTGCCTCCAGGTGAATGGTACGACTTCGAATCCGGAAAACACTTCGAAGGCGGCGCGGAAATTGCAACCCGCGTCCGGATGGACACGATACCGATGTTCGCCCGTTCCGGGGCCATCGTTGCGATGCGTGATGCCGTGCAGTACACCGGAGAAAAGTCACTCAACGAACTGATCCTCGCCATCTTTCCCGGCAACGGTCGCGGATTGTTCTATAACGACGACGGAATTTCGTACAACTATCGCGGCGGCGAATTCGTCCGGGAAACCTACACGATTGCGGCGACTGCGGCAGGCGAGGATTCCACGATCGGCGCGGCACGTAACAGCGACGCCGTGTTCGCGTTCGAGTCGCGCGAAGGCAACGCGTCTTTTCTGCCGGCAACATACCTGCTGGCGTTTTGTGGCCGGCGACGAATTCCCGCCAATGTCGAGACCAGCGAAGGCCCGCTCAAGCATCTGAAAAAGGCCGGTCAGGCCGGGACGGGTGAGTTTGGCTGGTGGCATGATGATGCAACGCGCACCGTGTACGTCCGAATTGCCCGACCCAGCGCCGGCGTGACCGTGACGGTGCGGCAGTAA